The Xiphophorus maculatus strain JP 163 A chromosome 5, X_maculatus-5.0-male, whole genome shotgun sequence nucleotide sequence GTACAGGCAGGTGTTCttatctttaatgtatttctggTTAATAGCTTCTctgaatatgtattttttttattagtaaatggcctttttttgagtctgtgctCCAGTTAACAGTGAATCGATTTCTAAATCAGTTGACGACTATTTAAATCCAATCAAGCATTTCAGCCCTGCAAACATGTGAGCCTTGCAGTTTCAGCACTCCTATTACAGCTTGACCAATAAGGACAGAAAAGTGTAATTACTTGTGGATGATCCACGGTGAAGACAAAACTCGCCCTTCGGTTTCAACTGGGTTAACTGAAAGTGACTCATTTGTCAACTGCAGCTTCTCTTTTGTCAAATCATTCAGCAGAAAGATGGAGGTGACGTCGCTGGAGAGAGCCACAAACAAGCTGTCAGAAAGAGGAGGGTACGGAAAGACTGAGGCGAGCCCAACGTCTGCTGTCTCTTCCTCTCTGAAAGGGGTCTTCTCTGTTGTAGCTGCTCCTTCCTCTCTGAGTGGAGCAGCACGGCGTTTCCTCCAACCCCAACGGTAGCCTGCAGTCACCTGGCTGCCCCATCTGTGTCTCAGCTCCACCCGCCCCACTCTGCCCAGGTTTGCAGCCTCACAGACCCACGCACCCCGTCCCGCGCCTCTCCTTCCTCCCGTCCGCTCAGCCGAATGAGCTTCCCGGAGGTTACGCGTTACTTCCGCCGCCACTTCTAGCTtccattaatcttttttttttttcttccccccctcACCCCCACAATCTTATTCTATTCCAGAAGTCGTCAAAAAGTCGGCATCTTCCACctctgtttttcactttttctcttcATAAACCATCAGTTTATGAAAGCAGCAGAGCTCCAACACAgctgatcacttttttttttttaccgcaTATCGGAGGGGCCCTCTCTGAGGTTATTCACGTAAATCCTTGATTTGAGGGGAAAACTTTGaagttcttgttttaaaaatgttcgaAACTGAGCTGAGAGCGAAGGTTAAGATACATCTCAACTTAGTTAAAAGATTCCAGATAAAATGCATTGCTAGTCTACATTTTAGTTACGGTAGTTTGTAATGAGCATctgttactttatttttttttgtgttgagtTGAAAATTTCCTCCGCTGTTCTATTTATTGGTTTCGACTTGACTGTTTCTCACCAGTATGAATAAAGGTTTTaatattaaagtgttttaagGCTTGAGGCAACTTTCCACAAATATGTGCCACTGATGTGCTTACTGTGAGCAGAggtctgtgaaatatttaaattgaaaatagaAAACTGACAGTCAATGCTTGCAGCTAAAGTAGCATTATTTCTTTGCCTTggcaggaaataaaataaaaattaaaaaaaccgCAGCAGTGCTTTCCTCTTTGAGCTGGGGATTAGATCTGGGAGACACATcgatctttgttttttttttttttttattgtcgtCTAAAGCTTTTGTAGTTCACCCTCCAGCCACATGTTGGCACTTAACCCGTTTACATTTGTTTGCAACTTGTACATTTGCTCTtggaaataaaactatttaatacaaaaacaaatctgatgcATTGCGTTCGttttgggaaatatttttattttactgtagtagGTCTGTGCAGGTGATAAGACTTGGAGTGCTAACTGTgagattttattaaacaaaaaaaaacatttaaaggcaAATGTGGACACAAGACATGACTAGCTAGTGTGTAAAAAGGAGGAAATTAGCATGCCAGCATGACACATAACTGCTTAAAGTATAAAAAGTAACCTTGAAAAGCCACAACACAGCCTTTTGAACTTTGACTTTTACAAACCTGAATGCATTTAATCAGCATTTGGCTTGATAAACTGACAAAGTcagacatgaaacaaaaacagtacaTGGTTTACAAAATGTTACACATCTGAAAAACATGGCATGTCTTCACCCCCTTAACTCTAATGCCTTTAAAACCCGGCGATCACAGACGCACTCCATCCCAtctgagtttgagctattttgtaaTATGGGCAAAAAggctctagatgtgcaaagttgTGGACAGGCATGCTCCAAAATCCTAAGCATTGACTCAAAGAAggactaaatacaaatgcaagtCAAACGTGCACAAATAGACACTAGGTGGTGCTAGAACACCTGCCCTTCTTCCTCTGAACCAAACAAAGTGCCCTTCTGAAATAGTCGTTTtgatttccttagtgtaaagcccaagGTAGCATTTTCTGGATTTAAAAGCCTACATTACCAAGCCCCCATATATTTGTATCTTTGCCTATATTAAAATCTCTCACTACAGCTCCATGTGAGCACCTTCCCTGCCAAAACGTCTCTGCACATCACTGTTAACCAGGATGATCTCATGGAACCAATCATGAAAGTAAAACTAAAGCTTCTTTCTCGCAACAGACCAGGATTCTCGATATTTATTTCCTTCCAATAAATAATGGCCGTTGTCCTCTActttggtctatcacatacaatcctattaaaatacattaaaatgtgatAGAAGCTGCTTTTGTACAGCACCGTGTTCACACACAATTTTGAAGCGGCATCAAAATCCAGTTTTCATTCACATTAATCTTTTCGACTCCCCTTTCCTTTGAGGCGGCGGATAGCTTGGACACGCCCTGTCTGCCGCTGCGCACTGAAGATGCGTTTTAACGCCCGTCTCCTACATCCCAGGCCAAACCGATCGGATCAATACCACTCTCAGCCCGTCTTGCTGCTGCTCTGAAAGTATCTCTTTCTTCCCTCGTCATCGTGTTACTTGACCTGTTATGTTCCCTCCATCACTATTAGAGGATCAAGGAACCAAATCTCGGTTGCATTTCCATCTTGAATACCTAAACAAAGATTTTAGTTGCAATGAAAACATAATTGATGGTGTAGCTTTTAGCCTCTGTGCTTTCCTTATTGACGCTCTGCAAACTTCCTCAGCTCTATCCAGTTTACTGCTAAATATAGGGACATTTCTTTAGATATGTTAATACTTAAGATATTGCTTAAACATGCCATtattacacatttttcattctgcATAACACTGGTCAGCAAATGAACTGCAAGTAGAGGAAAACAGTTGAGCATCATGAGATACAAGACCAACTGAAATACCAGATCCAGCTGTCCAACAACagaatatacaaaaataaattaatttaacgCTGATAATAAGGTTCACGGTAACAAGGTTGATGTTAAACTCATTTTAGaacattatgttttaaattgagGCACAATAACATGtcccaaaaaataaacacaaaagaaaagtattttacagacgttattttcatatttacatttgtttagttcTGACTCAGGTAAATGGTTACGGGGATCTCCAACCCCCTCCGCTCTGTGCCACCTTCTGCTCGACTCCGCCTCACTTCCGCTTGCTCTTGGTGTCGGTGGTCTGGAAGACGCTGGAGGCCGACATGAGGTTCTCGATGTACTGACCGAGGACCTGATTCTCCGACTTCAACTTCAGGTTCTCCTCTTTGACCGCGTCGACTCGAGCCGACAGATCTGAAACATGATAATCAGACTTAAAGTCTGTTCGGATGTTACACTGACACCCCGGAGATCTTGCAACAAGTTTCTGAAAACTATTCATACCTTaatctttttcacttttgtcgCAACAAATTAATGTATTGTATATGATAGACTAACCAAGGAGAACAattgaaatggaaggaaaatacaaagaagTAAAAGCTAATCGATAAATCCAGTTCACATATGTGGAATTTAATCtcatccagctgttctgtgaacaACATGGTAACTCCTCCAGCGTTACCTCTAAGCTGTGCACTGAACTAACCTCCCCTTTATGCTGGTTTGTTAGATTGAGTATACTCATATCCAACAgcgaaaagtttattttatagtGTTCTGGTTGGTTAGGGCTTTGTAGCATCTCTTAACAAATGTGACGAGTTCCCATCTGGGATAGGTAAAACTTCCTGTCATTAAAAAGTAGAGTGGAAGCTTTCGTCTACCTTCCAGTGTGTGCTGCAGCTCCAAAACCTGGTTTATCAACCTTGTCTTCTCCTCCATCTCAACCTGGTTCTCCAGGTCTCCTGAAACACAAATTTATAGTGTTACAATTAAACGTACAGTAAATATAACAATTCTATCTAACAAAACTGGCATAAGATGTACCATCTATGTCGCAGTTCATGATGAAAAGCTCGTCTTGCTGTTGAGTATACAGGGCTGCAGGTCCTCTGTCGGCTAAGGAAGAAAGGCAGAGATCAGAATGGTTTCCAACAAGCTGCTGACTAAACGGGACGGTTTGAACTTCTTTTAAAACTATtaccaaatttatttgtatagcacatttcagcaaaaaggacattaaaagtgctttacatgaggaaaatataaaacacattgcGGTAATATAACAGAGGAAAGCGATAAAAAGAACTGGATCATTTAAAGTCTTGTACAAAATTTCCTTAATTTCCTTAAGGTCTTTCATCCAGTATAAATGGGCTTTCATtgatttttcattcatttgaatGTTACTTATTGCTTAATCCCCTCAATGCCAACCATTGAGTCACATAGGCATAAAATTGCTGGTGATGAGCCAGTATTTTGTCCAAACATGAACAGGCAATTAAGCAAAGAAGTAATTTCAAACTGAATCTTTAAGCGATTTCacaattttttcccctttactcACTTGGTTTAGTGCAAAATACCAATGATGACAAAAGCAACCAGATAATTCTCAAGCAAAACTTAGATAAAAATTGGTTGTCGGTTGAAGGTTAGCTGAAGAAGGAAAATATGGATAATATTTGTCTGGGAGGAACATTTCCCCCCCATGTTTGGTatcaatttaaaaatcacagaatCTGGAACGATTTGTCTCACATCTGTACAACAACCTGATTCCAAATTAGTATTTCAATGGCTTTGTGTGTCCACATACAGtcatactggaaaaaaaaactaccttaAATTCCTGGGTTTTATGCAACCCATCATTTTGTTATTGCCTTTGTTTATTAAGTTTTGCCATGGCGGAATCTGTGCATTCAggtatttcaataaaaacctgaTTATAATatacgaagctgaagttggtttctgattcgggaaatggctaaaggacGATTCCACCAAATAGTAATCTGAActgtaataattaataataattcataTGATTGGATACAGAGACTGGAATAAAGATGTAGCAAAGAAGTTCACTTAAAGACCTTCAAAAAGTTAAGAAATTTAAGATTCAGACTGCTTTGAAAAATGTCTctccagaaacaaaacatatgaaaaaggtagtaaacacatttttttccaatgaatgtaaatgaataaagagATTGCGACCGGACATTTTGTATTAGAAAAGTTGGATAATAACAAGGAAAGGATTAAATTCGAAATTATAATAGGTACTAAAACTGCTATGAGAGCTCAGAAAACCAGAGTTCAGGTGGCTCTGGGCGAGTGGTGATGGGTGAAGACACCGCGCCCTGGATGTCAATGGTGAATCCCTGTCTGCTTTCTGCGAGCACGATTCATTTCACCACTGAAGTCACGATTTAATGAACCAGGATTGTGTATGTACAGTTGATCATTTGTGACAAATAGCTACATTTAAGAACAGCAACTAGACACCACGAAACCTAAAAGCGTCATAATTTTAGGCTAACCGAGCCACAGCTAAAGAGCCTGTCCGATCATGGGGTTCTGTAAGTTAGCTTTTAAGCTAATTAGCTTAGCGACTAGCCATGCTAACCACATCCAGCATCAAATGCAGAGTAAAAATGTGACGCGAGAGCCGCGGAACATAAACCGCGTTTCCAGACTCGCATTTGGAAGAGACTCTCTGATCAATAATTTGAACATTGGGTGTTAGAAGCAAGCCTCCGAActggttttgagttatttactgCTGGTGACTACTTTTAGCTTCATATAATCCAATTTAAACAGCCAGGTAAGAGTTCTCTCCTCATCGCTGTAGGAAACAGAAATGACATTTACTTAcctacagtaaaacaaaaaaaagaaccacCTTTACGCTTAGCCGAATTACTCTATGATGTTACTGTACCCAGTtgatgatgaggaagatgaCGACAGCtgatatctttaaaaaaaacaaaaaaaaaaaaactgaaccatGTGTGTAACAACATCTACCGAAAGGGGGCGCAATACTAGCAGCTCACAGAAATACTGTAGGTAAACCATCAAATCTCAAGCAATGAGTAGAGCAGCCCCTGGCTGCGGCCTGTAGGTAGAGCTACTGGAATAAGTGAGGCAACAGTTGTATGGCAGGACGATTGAGGCATTTATCTGATGCCTTTTATTCCAGAAGTATTATTTCTTCTGTTGGCTCGCTCGTTCTCTCTCTGCGTTactgaaagaaacatttcacttgtatgtttttttttttgtcaaaaattgttgattaaaacattttttatcctctcttaagaaaataaaaatcaaagagaaCTTTACCATCTTTGATCAAATTAGTTAGTAGCCTAATAAAGACGTGGTATACAATTAGGGCTGTACAATATTAGAACATCTGGGGAGGGCGATATAATGGTAAACAATAGCAATGACAAAATCAGTTGTAgtatatgcatttttttcttctttcctctctttctcaaAGTGCTTCCATAAGGTGGCCTTCTTTACCATTTTGGGTAATATCATTACACCCAATGTGAGCTTCTGCTGTCATGAGACATTGTTCAATTAAGTTCATAACACTTGGATTGTTGTCCAACAATAACTGCTCTCCAATCTGTCATTTGAGATATGAATATTGTGCAGACTGCCATTGAACAGTACTGCTTAGTAATACATTTCATATGGTCAGAAAACCTATTTATTTTAGTCTAAATGGCATACTAATTGTATACAGTTATACATTGTAAGATATGTGGATTTGTGTGTTGAGCAGTAAAGTTCATTATAATGGTAACACAAATTATTAACCAGATTTATGAAACTAATTCTGCTCTTGCTGCCATAGGAGTCCTGACCAACTGTAGCAAAATGGATAACATTACAGCATTTCTAAATCTCATTTCGCACTGGAACCTTGTTTGTCAAAAGATATATAAGTTGAACTTATATATCTTATGACGTACTGTAGATATGATTATATAAGTTGAACTTCATcatactccttttcagactTGCAGTCACCGAATAAGTGGTCTGTTTACATGTATTTGACTATGTAAATTTGATAGTAAGGTATTGTATTTACACTTAGAAACatgaaagtctttattattattatgtttgttGGTGATAtgtctgtctgaaataaattatcatcatcatcatatatGTGACAATTCTTGGTTTGATCTATGAAGCACTAAGTGGTTTGGGgttaaaatccatttttaagTTGCAGGTCAAATTCAAACAATTGGTGACCCCTCAGGTCACAGAGACCTGTGTACCCAGTGTTCCCAGGACCAGAACGAAACAAATTGAAGACGTTTTTAGTTGTTAATCCTCTTTAGCTCTAGAACAAACTCCCTGAAAACCAGAGTTATGCAGAAACTGCTCTCATTTAAATCAGaactgaaaatatgtttctttacGTCAACACTGTTTGCCTCATTACTAATGAGTGATTAATATTAATGAGTGTTTCACGTGTCGTCCTCAAGTGCTTCCTCtgatattttctcatttaagtCAAATGTTGTGAATCAAGCAGAACCGTACAAAGCAACTCTTAAAAAATGATTCTGGCAAGTTTTAGTCTCATTAGGTGTCCAATAGTAAGACAAATGCCTATATGGGTCAAAGTGCCTATTTTTAACACagtcacatttattaattttcagCTCAAATTTGTGGTGTGATCTGATATTTAGAAGTGGAGAGAGTTTTTAGATGAGAAAGTTTAACTGGATGAAGTATTGTTAAGAGCTACGCATTCGTCCTGTTCCTGTCAGAGCACACCCACACAGCCACACCATCTGCCTCATGGCCCTTTGTCCCGTCTATCAGGTGTGTAGTGAGCTGACTGTAGGACAATTGTTAGTTTATTCAAATGTGGACAGTTATGTCACACTCGTGAATCACTCACTGTGAATTTCctatgcaaaaaacaaacaaattctaGCTGAATTTGAAACCGGTTCCAGAGGAAGGATCTGGTCTCTTTAAGAGATCtttaaaggttaaaaacaaCTTCTGTACCTGAGTCGTCTGCCAGAGAGATGGTCGTAAACGTCCCATCATCCATGTCCACGTTGGCCTCGAGGGCCTGAGTCTCTTTGTCGTCCTCCAGCTTggatagttgttttttttttgtagttttgtttttttatgtcacaatCCTTCATTACCGCCAGTATTTCCAGGTTTCTAGCTCCCTCTTTCCTcctgttttctttcacttttgtCCTGCCTGCTCACGCACCTGCTACTCGAATCGTCCGCACGAGCTTGGTTACCTGTCCTACCTGACTGGCAGCTCAGGTTACACTGCTGTCATGGCAACACCTGAAGCACTACAAGAGACGATCTACAGGAAAAATACCAAGGGTCAAAGATTAAACTCCAGAAGGCTCATGTGAAACACACTCATAAACGTGCACTTAAACTTGACATTAAGAGTGCTTTTAGTGACTGACTTGTAAACAGTCTGCAGCTCACAGGATGGGGTGGGAAGGGTTACCTACCGGTGTTTAGCTTTGTTTAAGCTTATTTAAGCTGAACACTAAGGAGTAGAGCAGTAGATGGCTGCAGTTGGTCTGTGGGAGCAACATCTGCCCTGCTGGTTAACTCTGAATATTGCAGGAGAGAGACAAACTCCATCGTGTTTCAGCTGAGATCAATCTGGAGAGAGGATTCACAACAATCCCTCATGTACAAACATCTGTACCAGACGCAGGCTGATTAATTTGAAAAgtaactatttaaaataaaattttaaaaagtcagttaAGGACAAACATGATCCAGATCACCCAGAtagctggggtttttttgtcatttaaaactgtgttttgattTTAGTCAGACTATCTTTCTCTGGTGCTACAATTTATTTGAtagtctgaaacatttaagagcaacaaaatggggaaaaaaaagatgtttggtCCTTCATGGGCGGATCCAACAAGTTCATGCTTTGGTTTGCTCAGGTTTTTATATCTAACgaagcaaacaaacacatgtTTCCAAAATCAGAACTGGgaatgtttattgttgtttcttttcttagaAATAGTTCCTTGTTAACCTTACGTGAGTACGTCTTaagtgagatttttttattcgTCTATTATGCCTTTTGGGTTTTTAACTCAATACTGAGGGAAGAGTTGCAACCAAGATGTCTAAACATCATCAGAGTTGATGTGCTAAAAACCAGAGGAAGccttttatttgcatttcagcAAGGCTTCATCACAGCAAACAGATTTCCAGACACAAACTCACGCTCAACACTGAGCATCCTGCAGGAGACACAAACATGCTGATGTGCTCTCTCTGCAGCGGAGACGGGCAGATGGACGAGTGCTCTTTTACAGCCTCTTCTGCTCTCAGTGCGCTAATGTGTCTGCacgtgcatgtgtgtttgtacGCCCCCCCGCGCCTAACATAACGCTGGCAGCGAGTCGATGCCAAAGTGGGCATCTGGTCTGTGGACTATCACAGGGGAGTGGAGACAGAAAGGGAACGAACAATCTCTTCTCCTTGGCTCCCTCTTCACAAAGATCTGGATGATGCCACCCATCAATAATCAGACAAAACAGACACACAAGGAGAAGAACACACTGGCTGCACCATCCAACCAACAAGCCAgttgaaaaacaagagaaaaacaaaaacaaaaagcaacctGTGGGACAAACCGGAAAGACCAAATGCAATTTATGAAAAAGTCTTTGGTCAGTTATAGATTTCTTCTGTCCTGGCGTCTTGTCACAGGTCAgtctatctatctgtctatttgtctgtttgtctgtctgtctgtctgtatgtctatccatccatccatccatccatccatccatccatccatccatccatccatccatccatccatccatccatccatccatccatccatccatccatccatccatcgcaTCCATCCACCCACTTCAGGGTTTGCAGGCTGCCAGTAAACACGGCAGAGTGTATTTACCCTCCAttttccccctcctcttcctgaCTCTTTCCTCTGTTCCTGCTTCAGACTTAGCTCACTCTCATTTACTCTcaggtaaaacacacacaaactggCTCCTGAAAACACACAGTCTCTTCCCGCTTTCTGAAATCACAGAGCAGTGCTTCCGACTCGCCAGTCTCACCTGTTCCACCGACTGTCCACCACAGCATCAAACTAAGCTCTCCAAACAGAGGAGAGAACTTTGACCAACCCATCTAGATGGGCAGGTCAAGTTAACTTCTTCATACTTGTTCCAATATTGTGCAATGTCAACTGGAAGAGAAGAATAAAAGTCGTAAACTGTTTGGAAGTAAAAGTATTCTATTAATGTTTAAcaattaatgtgttttatttatggctTAAAAGTTGGTCAAGTTGTCAATTAATCCCACCTCACATATCCAGTGCACTGTAATAGTGAGGAAAAAggcaaatatactgtatatcacaCATTGTTTGGTTTAGTGCAACGACTGCTGCAGTCTAGTTCCTGCTTATCTTGTTTACTGTATCATACTGTAAGTGTGTTCAGTTCATGCAGtttaacctttgacctggaGCATCTAAACAGGGCAGCCAGTTCATTCCTGGTAGGTTAAGAAATGGCTGAAACAGAGGTGGTGGAAGTAATCAAGTTAATCCTAacaattattgtaattttgaagagaacaacacacacaaaatgcagATTTCCAGGCCATTATGAAAGGGCAATCAACATGTTGTAAACATAGATTATTGTTTCATCTACAGCACCTTTGGCCATCTTCTAAGTGAATTACAGTTGTCTTATTTTTAAGGCTTACCCCAGAACCTCAGCTAGATTTAATCTGAATACAAGATACTTCTGGTCACAATCATTAGGTAAAAAAAGACGTTGCATGTCTTTGGCTTGTAAGCAGATCTCAAGCTGagctttaaaatgcaaacagaagAAACAGGAGCAGCAGCCAAAACAAACAGTGTGGGTAATGTActgaaaacagcatttaaactCAGACAGACTGTTCATCAGCTGACTGAATGTTGATggcaataagtaaaaaaaaaaaaaaaattatatatatatatatatatatatatatatatatatatatatatatatatatatatatatatatatatatatatatatatgcattaataagtgaaacatgtaaaaaacatagATAATGTAGTGACGAAGCTCCGCTGATCTTTCTGATCACTTCAAAAATGCTTGTTGACATGCCAGAGGTGTTTCCTGTAGGTTGGTGCTTCGTGAGGTGAAGATGGCTTCATGGAGGGCTTCCATAGTCTAAACTGGCTTTTTTGGAAATCTGCCTTGCTGTTCTtccataaatattttcagtaaacAGCAGCATCTCTCGGTAGTTGCAAGTTGCAACATCTCAACATAGCCAGCAGTGGTTTAAAAACGAGGGCACAAtctttcataaatgtttttctttctggcaCGAAAGTGTCCCATCTTTGGTGTTCCCTTGCAAAGTTGAAATGAGGATGTTTGTGGCCGTTAAAGATGATTTCTTTCTTACAGATACTCTATGGTTTGGGGCTACATCCAGTAAGGGTTTTAATTTGGGTTGTGGATCTACCAGTGTCTTCATAAACAGCCCAACTGATTATATGACTCTgcataaattgtatttatttggatCTCCTTCCTTTTTGACCTATAGCCCTCTAGATTTTTTAAGAGATGACTCTCTTACTGGATGGAAAGCCTCTTTGCCATCAACAAGTCATGACTGGGTGGGAGGTGCCAAGAAATGGGCATATTTTTTAGGAGCTTCCATCTAAAGCTTTTAATCAGTCGATGGATAGCCTGTCTGAGTTTAAATGCAGTTGTCAATCTGCTCTAATAAAGTTTTGTTCCTAAAAACAAATCCGTCTAAGAAAAGGTTTTTGATGATTGAAAGAGTCTTTCAGACGAAGTCAGCCAAAATATCACAGAAATGTGGACCTCTTTAAGTCTGGTTCTTCAATGATTTTAATGCCTGAAGGCGCTACATTCatctgtttaataaattaaaatacagaaatgcatGAGAATGTTGAATCAACATGTTAAGTACGTTTTTTGTAGGATATCCTTTGTGGGATAGGAAAATaggaaaaatttatttcatgtcaaatgggggaaaaaaaggggcCATGACTCACCTTATTGAGTGAATATAAATATCTGGTTCTAATGTGAGTGTATGTACTGTGTATATGTCAACGTTACAAACTTTTGCCCCTCCATTCAAACTTTGTGGGGATGTTTTCAGTCttcttcattttgctttttctccACATTGAGCTAAATCCACATAAGAATGTTTCCATCATTGTCTTATAACACGGCAACAGGATTTTCATTAATATCGAGAGGAACTGTAAGAAACCTTTCTCACGCATCGTAATCACAGCCGCTGCAACTAAGATTCCCTCTCAAGTAAAGAGGTCTTGATAATGAAAGagccactttttgtttttctgtttttgcagaaaCAACAGCCCTACTTAATTGTTCTCTTTGCCTTGTGTAATAATGACATGACAAGAAAACGTGGAATAACAGCTATTAAAGGATTTTCTGTGACTGATGAGTGAGTCAGTGTGTGGTCGTATTGTTGACATCAGTCAGTCTGTTTCTCCAGCTGACCTGCGAGGACACGTCTTGCTGCTGTCAAGAAGtcaaaaacatatattaaatTCTAAATTCAGAAGTTAGTCTGTCACATTGTTGCACATCAGCACTTATGTCTGAAACcccaattatttaaatgtggaAACCTTAGGGGGAATTTAGTTCAGTCTTTATTAGAGCAGGCGGTTAATCCTGAAATaaccttttctgtgttttacagCTGGGAATGGTTTTCATTTCAGAACCAAAGTCAAGACTCTTTCTCTTTTTAGGGGTCAAATCAGTTTAAATTTATCTGCAGTCATTCTTTATCAGTTCATGACAAAAAGCTCCTTTACTTAGGTATTTTCTTGTTGTTATTTCTTAACAAGTGTAAAGCCATTGTAAGCTGGCGTCTGCTACTGGCTTCATATATGCAAAAAGGAGACCTTTACATATAGTATGTTTTGCTAACACATTTGGACACATGGATattgaaggttatcctgcaatagtcagccccgcccactcctcactactacccagggctgcctactgaccagttctctgtctaacaggtccggaaaatctctgagacctgggtattaccctaaaagtactctataagagataatctatttaaactggtggcgaaagtgattcgtctagc carries:
- the LOC102238131 gene encoding short coiled-coil protein B isoform X1, with protein sequence MDDGTFTTISLADDSADRGPAALYTQQQDELFIMNCDIDGDLENQVEMEEKTRLINQVLELQHTLEDLSARVDAVKEENLKLKSENQVLGQYIENLMSASSVFQTTDTKSKRK
- the LOC102238131 gene encoding short coiled-coil protein B isoform X2, which translates into the protein MNCDIDGDLENQVEMEEKTRLINQVLELQHTLEDLSARVDAVKEENLKLKSENQVLGQYIENLMSASSVFQTTDTKSKRK